The Spinacia oleracea cultivar Varoflay chromosome 2, BTI_SOV_V1, whole genome shotgun sequence DNA segment tttatttattttggcaaGAGGATAACGAAATAACACAACTATTTGACGAACAAATTTGTGTCtattaaaaaagaacagagaaaGTACTACGTATGTGATTAGTATTTCTAATATAATGTCGATCATAATGTGAAATTGTGAAGTTAGTAAGAAGCTCTATGAGAAACTTGGTTGTTGATCGATTTGGTAAAATACAAAAAACGTTTTATGTAAAAGACAACTTCTTACCAAATAGTTTACTTTCTAGTCAAATACTCCTACGTACGTACTTTGTAGTTACACATTGTGATTAAATAGTTATGTTCAATTAATTACAACCAATCATATACTTTCTAATTATACATACTTTCTAatcaaatacggagtatttcGTAGTTACAATTTATTTTTgtataattatattttttattgctGACATCAGTACTCCTAAATATGCGTATGGTGATCTCATAGAACACCTAGCCTTTAGTAAATTGGTCAATATTGGTGTATATGTAAGCTAGCTTGATGACATTGTCAAGTTATTAAATGCAGTTGGAAGTGCATACTTTGTTTTAATGTGAAGGGAATATTTATAGGATGGAAGTAAGGGCATAATGTTTGGACGTTTGGTTGATCTTTAATTAAAACTGGGATTAGAAGAAATACTTCATATAATATAGCCAAAAAAGTGTGTCATGTGATAATTTTGAGCGAGAAGGTATATGTCACGAAAGCTAGGAAAAATAATCGAAGGTAATCATATAACCATTTAGTATGTTACCTAAATTTAGCATGATAAAATTATACACCCATCAGTGctattaatgtttgatttagcttaatattttcaattttatctCTTTTTGTATAGTACGGAGTACAAACTTAGAGACTATATATACGTTGTTAGAATACTAAAATACATAGTACTTTATACGTAAGAGTATCCCACATTAAAGACAGAAGGGATAAACTACGAAAGTACCAAGTTATAAGCTTGATCGAGGAGTTATTCAAAAAATGCATAATGtatgaaatattaaaaattcacatAAATATCGTAAGATGGAGTTGGTGATCGTtcgttataaaaaaaaaagacatacTAAGAAGATTTTTGGTTTTTAATTTGAGAATCATTACATGTTTGTATGATTAGTTAGAGGGAGCACTATGTATATGCAGCATATATATGCTGTATGCACCTTTTGTCTCTATTAGATAATCTATCGACCCTAATTAAAAGCatttaatattcaaaattttaaaaatattaataatcaattatcaaagctacataatttaaatcacaaaagtaTAATAAAAAGGTTTATTTTGGGATTAAGAAATATTTATAATTTGTCTTGTTGCTAACGAACTAGGTAGATAGAATCATAAGTTACAATAATAATTAGTGATATTTTATCATTCTAATGCAATCTTTAATACGGAACGAAGTCCAAAATTAAAGATTAAAAAAAGTTCAGAAAAACCATTTGATAAATCCTATAGTCGTAACGAGTCATGTGGGTTATAATCATCCTTTCTGTAACAATTCGCACGTCACATGGACCCTTCTAAGTGTTACATGCGAGAGAACGAGTAATTTGGTTTCTTCCGCATTACAAATTGCTAGTTAATTGCACTCACATTCAATGCAGATCTTGAACAGTTTCATGAACGGACAATATAACAATTAAGCAATATAATATGAAATTCATAcaattatattcaaattttaGAGGATCCTAACTATAAATATACTATGGAATTTTTCGCCTGAAGATTGGGCCCATATAGGCCATAACTAAGAACCGTCACTGCTCCAATTAGAGATGCGAATGGGGCGGGCCAGGGGGATGCTGGTTGTCCGAGCTATTTGTAAGTTCGGCAGAATACCAGAGGCACACCCATAGACCGTACGATGGGCCATGCATGGACCCTGCTTGCACATTATATTAGAATTTTGTTACGAGTACGTATAAGGGGTCTGTCCGCACGTTAACccacttatttttttttaccaatgaATCTAAAGATCTTAAAATTGGTAAGGGGACACAATGACCCTATACAATCGCCCCAAACATGACACATAAAGCGGATCATGCATGCACGAGTCTCATTTATAGAAGAAAGGCTCGAGTTCGACAGAACACAAAACCGCCTTGTCCGTTCTAAGCAAGGCTTGTTGAAGCTCGAGACATACGGGCCTACACAACCAGCACGTGCCCAACTCTAACTTACACTGTCAATATTCTTAGTTAGGTGTCTTGTCTTGCATAAGTTGTTTGTATTTACTAGTTATTGTTAAGCAAGTGATCCGAAGTACTCCATAACTAATTAGCAATAACATATATTGTGCGTTTCACTCATCGAAAAGTAAGTTGAGAAGACTTTTCCCAATCCTCGTATCAATGGCTCAATACACATGGATTCCGGCAGGGCTCCTGACTTCCTGTACCCACACtaaccaattttttttaatgttctttatttattttgctaTACGAGGATAGTGATATCTGTGTTAGTACACATGCACTCTTCCTTTGTTTTTTGAAGGTGATGTTTGTCATTTTCATTTAGGCTTTATTCGACGATGTTAGACTGCTAGTATGAAAAAGAAATGAAACTGATAAGTTATCGCAAACTGAAAAGATAAGGTGTGTAGTTGGATTTGTTTACAAGATAGTATTGTTGTAGTCAATTCGAGTTTTTTTCGGGTCATATACAAGTTCATGTTAGATAATTAGACGGTGTAACTTTCACGTTCTTTTTGTCAAGTAACTTATTGTAAACAATACTTTTCTTCAGCCACATTCATTCATCATTTCATTTAGATCAGACTGTGCTCTTTTTAACTTTACTTGACGGAACTGAATTGAACCAAATTAGATTGAGCTGGACTTAAAGATGTTCGTGGGTTGGGTCGGGTAAGGCCCATGGGCCTAAACGGGTCAGGCCTATGCCAGCCCCACACTGTATCATGTCGGGTCGAGCCGAAAAGTTCAAAATAGGGCCCAGGTCCACGGGCTTTCGTGCCAGGCCGGACCGTCGTACCTAAGCCTAACTTTACCAAATTTAGCGTATTTTGTCGTGTCGAGTCGAGTCGTTCCATGTCTTATCgtgcttttccaaaaaaaaaatgcggCCTAGGCCCGGCCCACGACCTCGTGCTCGTGCCGGACCGTGCTTTTTTCATGTCGGGTCGGGCCTCACCGGCCCATAACCATCTTTAGCTGGACCGAACCGAATGAAAATAAACTTAAATAAAGTAATACAGTTTGCAAAATTGCAAGTCATTCAAATCGGGTCAGTTTCATCCTATGCTCCTTCACAAAACTCTAACTAGAGCTTAAGTTGGTGGAATAAACCACTCAGCTAATTAGCTTTACAAAGGTAGGCTGGCAAATGGAGATTGAAAGGAGGGGTAGGACTACTACAACTACAACTACAACTACTAGTAGTGCCATTTGTAATAAAGTAGTCCCAATAGTAAGCAAAACAAAATGATGAATTGACAAAAAAGACCTAGTCAATTACATAGTCAAGCAGCTGTCATTTTTTCTTTCTGGATATACAAAACTCATCAACTATCCCCCCCAAACCctttcctctttctctcttACTTGACAGCAAATTAGAGTTTTCAAGCtctttaattttctctctcttaaccTACcctcccctttctctctctacctCTGTTTCTTTCTTGATGAATATgatgatcatcatcatcacaaTCAATGGATTATTCCTGTCATTTTCAAGTTTATGATCATCAAACAACATAGAAATATATCATTCAATTTTCATCATATACAAAATTTATAATATATAGTTTGATCAACCATATATTATACGAAGAAACTCCAAGCTAGCTAAGTATATATTTAGTTATTTACTACCATGGATCATAATTACCATGGACATCATCAATACAGATCACCCTTTGGAGATACAACATACACAAAAGTCTTTGTTGGAGGGTTAGCATGGGAAACTCCTACAGAAAAAATGCGTGCTTATTTTGATCAATTTGGGGAGATTCTTGAGGCTGTCATCATCACTGATAAGAACACTGCCAAGTCCAAAGGCTATGGTTTcgtaagtttttttttctttttatttttttttaatagtcactTCACCGTTAAATTAAGCTGTTTTCAAAATATACATCATTGGATAAGTTAATTTTTTGAGCATAGCAGTTTTCACTTCACGTGGCATAAAACAGCCAACACCAGCACTGccaaaaaataatgttgatCATAATGTTCAAATTGGTTGATTTTGATGGGTTTTTTTATCTAACAATAATGTTGATCATAATATTATGTTCAAATAGGTAACGTTTCGAGACCCTGCGGCCGCGACAAGGGCGTGTTTGGATGCTAATCCGATGATTGATGGACGAAGAGCAAATTGTAACATTGCTTCTTTTGGTCGCCCTAGGCCTTCACCACCAAGAGGTatgtcatcatcatcatcgttcATCATTAACTCTTCTAAATTTATGACTAGTTAGTTGTTGAGAAAcgtgctctgataccatgttaaatacgcgctctgataccatgttaaataTGAACTGGTGTACAAAGGACTTTAATGTAATTTTATGCaattttatttgttaatataTGTACATGAGAATCATATCGTCCTTTCAAAATATGAAACATAAAAACGTACTGTTTCGGGTGTGGAACTGGGGGATGGTATTGTCCGACAGCTTCACACTGCGAGACCTGGGAAGGACAATGTTTGGTTTATTAATGTGTGACATATATATTGAACGATATATgaatgaatgaatgtatatAGGTAGAAGTAATCAAGGAGGAGTAGCAATACAAGGACAACAGGCATCATCGTCGTCGTCGTATAGTGGAATGCCAACGCCACAACAGACATTGCCAACACCTTATTTTTATCCTTATGGGTGAGGACACTTTCCATTATTTACTAGTGCTACTTACTAATCCAATTATCTTCCTTATATCATCTTGATATGTTTATGGGGGCGGGAGATCCAAACTGATATCTGTCGTACATAAACCCTCAGTTTTTACCAGTATGCTAAGACCTCAGGAAGTTGAATcataaaatatttttaccttgaaaaaaaggagagaaaatgtGTAGAAGAAGCAAATAGGGGGGTATGCAATAAAAGAAAATGGTCCATACAACACGGTTGACAAATATAGGAAGATAGGAAGACAGTAGCAGCATACATAAATGACGCATTTGATGCTAACTTTCTCTTATGTTTGATATATAGTTGGCATTACCATATGATCAATAATGTTACACGATCAAATATAATGTACCTTATACTAAAGGATATAAAAGGTTCTTATCATACATGTGCATCTtatatcattagtaggagttgAAGGGGAGTAAGGTTGAATACATATGATAGAAGAATAGAGTTGGCAATTCCTGACCCGATTTGATAACCCGACCTAAAGTCCATGAGAGAAATCCGACCCTGAACCGAACTCGAATGACCTGAATTCGACCCAATTTGACCCATTTATCATATTTTGGTTCTACCATATATCTGATATCTTTTGACACAACCCGTAATCGATCCGAAATCAAATCTGAACCTGAAACATTGACCCGAGTTGCTACCCCTAGATGGAAGGGGTACACAGCTGGAAGTATATAGAAAGACACCCTGGCTGGGCTGTAAAACTTTCTACTACATGCCACCCTCTTACTCTCACATATattatttgatttgatttttattatgATGTTGCCAGCATGGCATCACGTACCTTTGCTTCTTCATCCCTTCACAAATAATTCTAGAAGAAAAGGACTAATTTAACTATAATAAATGGAAGTTGGAATTCATCTATTGAATTGAATTAGCTCTGGCCTATTTTGAACTTCATTAAGTATTATTTTTAATGAATAAAATAATGGAAAGTCTTCCCCTCTTAGAGAAGGTCAACCCATGCttaatgtcaaaaaaaaaaggtcaACACAATTGCAAAGTCTTTTATCTTAGTCAataagttatttaaattatattttagaGATATTTCACCTTATAATTATGTCACATATAGGCTAAAATTTCTGACAAATCTTTTGAATTATTCAGATTATTCTTTGTAGGGATGTGGTCTTCATGAAGTATTTTGTAAGAGATGTGTTTTAATATGGAGTAAAATAGTGGAAAGTCTATCCTATTACCTCTTTAATTACCTCTGCCATCCATTATAGAAAAATATATACACGTACATCAATGAAGTGATATTAAAAAAATGAAGTAATGTGGGTCGATCCAGGTCGAAGAAAGACATGATTAAGGATTCACCTTATAATTATGTCACATATATATAGGCTAAAAATTCTGACAAATCTTTTGAATTATTCAGATTATTTTTTTGTAGGGATGTGGTCTTCATGAAGTATTTTGTTAGAGATGTGTTTTAATATGGAGTAAAATAGTGGAAAGTACATGCATTACCTCTTTATTCGACTCCTATTACCTCTTTTATTACCTCTAGCATCCATTATAGAAAAGTATAGTATATACACGTAATGTGGGTCGGTCCAGGCTGAAGAAAGACATTCTTAAGGATTCACCTTTATCAGACTCCTATTACCTCTTTAATTACCAATAGTAGCTCAAATTTGAAGATAATTATCAGTATCTTTTGCGATTTTGTGGTCGTGTATGTATATTCTTTCACTATACTAATAATTTCATGAATGAGCAACTaacatatatagactatatagTGTAACCAAGTATAATATGGCCGACCCAAGAATGTGTTTGTACCCCATCTATCTaaatccaaattcaatccaaaggTGCACATTATTTCTGCAATTGAAGCATCAATTATAGTGACTTCTCAATGCATATGTATCATTTAGTGGTCCTTTAAAATCTACTACGTACAGAAGCTCTCACTTCATTTTTGATCTTATGTACTCCATATACTTATTTGATTCGCTACTTACATTTTTGTACCATACATATATGGAGACTAGAGAGGAATAAATTATGTACGGAGTATTTCCTATCCCTTAGTCTGATCTAGTTTGATCTAATTTTTCTAGTTTATTGATGTACGTGTATATACTATACTTTTCTATCACTTCACCTAGTCTGATCTAATTCTTCTAGTTTATGGCCTGGTCTAGTATAGTCTGaactaaatatatatatttttatgtgcgtacattttattttttctggtAGGATCTAATAAGTCATAAAAATAAAGTAAAGAAAACATAGGCTAATTCTTTAATAAGTGACCAATTATTTAGCTAGGTCCCTAAAATGTTGGTGAGTAATTAAAATGGGTATTGCATGGTTTACACAAGTTGCATGTCCATatcaactctttttttttttttttttttgttgttgtaataAAGGATACTAGAATGGGTACCTATGTAAGAATGCGACTAATAATAGTATAACTAGGGAAAAAACTAGCTATAACACTATATGAATAAGATGTTTTGACTTCTTAGTTCTTAGATAAGATAATCATGATCGAGAAGATGATACTTCTCTAGGGAAAAAATTATGATAAACAAAGTATTTTATACAGTAATATCAAATTCCATCTGTAAATGTTCTTTGTGGCTCATTCGGACCAACTTTTTTCCCCCATATGTGCACTTTAAATACTGCGTCAATAGGGACCATttgcattttgtttttttattttctgtttttttactGTAGAAGGCAAGGTTTCTAGTTTAGGGTAATTTCTTCTGAAGGAGaagaaattaatgaaaataattaCTTTAGGGTAGCATAGTTGTTATTGTGTGCTTTCACCTgcataaaattgtcaaactaaaTGCTCTTTTTGTCATGCAGGTACCCTTATACAGCCTATGGTTACCAAGTAAGTCCCTCTCTTGATAATCTTCTTCTGTCTCGCGATTTGTGTATTATTTGCGTACCACTTCCTTGTATTATTATTGGTTAACGCTAATTCTTGATCCACAACTATTTACTTTCGACTTAAGAGTTACATTATATTAAAACAAATTTgtcaaaactaccttataaaatcgtgtttttgcaaaaaaaaaaactaccttataaaaaaaatattgtacggagtaattaactaccttataaaaaaatttatgtttaagATACTGCTTTTTCTTGAATTATGAACATCAGACTCAAAATTTTGGGATTGACTTTAACCTATACATCTTACATTCTTACGTGCCATTTAATTGCTCATTTCTCGTGTGATACCACATACGTGAGACACACCTAGTTAATTCAACCCCAGAATCTTGAATCAATGTGAATGATCAGACCAAAGGTAGCACGTATGTAGTAATATCTTATACGAAGtacaacatatttttttttgtaaggtagttaattacaacatttttttcatAAGTTAGTTTTTCACAAAAAACACTAGATTTTATTAGGCAGCTTTTGACAAATTTGTCTTTCCTTATGTATTAACCAATAAATTAATTCGAGTGGCACACAAATGATACTCCGTACATGATAATAACGAAACGACataagtgaattaaataaacaaatattgagagtaaatgaataaaaattaagTTTAAATGAATATCTTGAAACTAATTTATTTACGATTATGCCATGTGATTTGCACTATTGATCAATAACAGTTATTGACTTGATCAATAATGCAGGGGGTATACAATCCACAACAAATGCAACAGCAATCACAACAATACTATGCACAATTCTATGGTGCTGCTGCTGCAGCTGCAGCTGCAGCTGCAGCTGCTTCCCCTTCTAATTCATCTTTAGGGACACccttttattatggtggttATTCTTTGCCTAATACTGCTACTACTCGAACTCCCGGTTTTTCGTCCCCGACTCCGGCTCATCGGATTGCTGCTCCCTCTTACGTTTACTACCCTACGCCGGTGGACGGTGGGGCTGGAACCTTTCCAACACCGTACCCTGCGGCGGCGGCGGCTGTTCCCTCTGCTCCTCCTGCAAGTCTACAACACCCTTCTAATACTCCCCAAGTCCCTTCTTCTACAGGTATTCTTCTACTCGATCTTAGTGTTATATTAGATTAGACcccgtgcatgcacggatattctttggatgaaatgtttttaacttaaatttaatgtataaaattaataaatgttGAACATACTCATTTATATCATCTAATACGAATGATTTggctaaaatattaccaaaaatagtctctaacaaattattattattattattgttattattattattatgtgaaATATGTTACCTCCATAATCTCATTTATGTACATAAACAGTAAATATAAAAtgatagaaaataaaataaaaataaaatagagatCTTTTAGGAAAAAAATTTAGGGAATAATTTTTTGCACCaagaagtgacacgtgtcacttctaGTATCTGTGTTAATCTAATGGAATAAATATGTATTTTAACGTATGTTTAATTGTATACGTTACAACTATTGTCACAATGTCACATTACTAAAGTACATACGTAGTATTCCTTAGTTGttatagtaatagttttacaaTTATTAGGGTAAAATATCTTAGGTTACATGATTATATATACGAGTACATCTGATTTTGAGATAAATGTATGTTCGTTTGAATTCACTACTCTCTCTATCCCTAAAAAATTGTCCAAATAGCGATCGGTGACTAGGTGCACGTCTGTGTTTACATTGTCTACCAGTCTACCACAGTATATTGCACAGGAGGAGGTTTAAGTGTAAGGGTATGACTTacttgagggggggggggggggggggggggggggacccTAAAGTGTAAGGGTATGAATAACTTAAGGGGGGACCTTAAGATGCCAAATGATAATGACAGGTAGAGATCCCACTTTAGGGATATTGGAAGCCATGAATAGATTCCAATAATGGCTGTTTTGCTTTAAGAtttttacaaatttttgtaAAAAATCATACCACATGTTATTATTTTTAGAAGTTAAGATGTCGGAATCTCACACGGGTCAGCTCGGTTCGGGTTAACGGAATAAATACTTTAAAAGTGGGGGAGTCGTAAGAAGAACCCTCCCTCAAAGTGTCCCCTAATGAGGGTTGAACGCCCAATCTTTTTAGTTGGAAGGTGCAATCCTTTACACCTGCCTAAAATAACTCATTTTCGATCCAATTTAAATACAAATTTGTATTATGCACGGTCTGAACAATTAAGTAAGTGTAAGATGGCCGGATAGGAGATTGACTATAACATTTTTTTATGAGGAAAACttgattctaaaaatacaacctTTAAGCGATCTACTTAAAAAGGGTTGACTTTCCGTTTAACTAAGAATAACACAACCTTTTAGACATGTCTTCTTTTAAAGGGCTCCCCTCATAAATGACTTGATACAATAGGTAATATGAAAACCAACCTCACAAATTACTATTTTAGCAAGTTATTATAGACATGAGCCTTTTAAAACAAGATAGGTCCAAAAAATTATGTTATTCTTAGATAAACATAAAGCCAGTCCTTTTTAAGTAGATCGCATAAAGGTTAtatttttagaatcaatttttcctttttattattattttccaaCAAATATAAGTATAGAGTACAAAATTTGACATGTATGGTTCCAATCTCACTAGTCCCAGTGACAACTTTTTAGGGCGCCTACCTGCAAAAATTGcagtatatgttttatataaatAGGCCCACTGGGCCAAGTGACCCACTTGTGCTTATATAAATAGATTGATGGTGCTTAACTGGTTTGCACATTTCTCTGAAAATCGTTGAGTGAAAAACTAGATTTACCTTTGGGTAATGTCTTTTTCTGGTGTCAGATTTCCAGGTTATCCATTTAAAGTCTTTCAGATTTTGCTTTTATTATTCTTTTGGGTACTTTGGCCCACTTTATTTGGGCTTCTTCATTTAAGTtgataattaggttaattatcaaaTAAATACAAAGCCCATGTTCATTTGTTTAGTAATAATCAATTAATCTCTTACAAATACACTAGCGAATAGAGGTGGCAATCGAGTCTTTAAGTCGGATAGGTTGAGTCGATTTGGATCAGGTCCATTTGGGTACCAGATAATTTTGGCTAGGAGTATCTCTAGTCGGGTATAAGGTCAATTCTGATCGTGTCAATTTCGGGTCTATTGAAATATAACTTATTACGGAAAATTAAGTCATTTCAACTAAATCTGGTATCCGCCGGGTCCATTTCAAAGGTCATCTGGTTTCTGATGCGGGTCGGGTCTATTTTGAATTGGGTTAGTTTTGGGTACAGTTTAGACTTAGGTCGGGTATATTTTGTCAAGTCTAGAAGCCAATCAGTAAAAATATACTATAAACAGTAAAATCTAGTTATTATAATCACTAGAATCAGGTGAAGTGAACATGGCTGAAATCCAGGGGAATTCATTTACACAACACTCGTTTTTAATTTACTAATTTTGATTGTTTACATGGTTAATATATCACGTATAAAAAAATATGGTTATGTATAAAGTTGTTAGGATCGACCAcaatttaaaatttcaaactatcaagttttttaattttattaattaaaaaatacaaataTTTTAAGGCAAGATTGTGCGCTGGAAAACCATAAGAGTAAAAAATGTGGTTGACAAATACGAAAGACAAAATTGTACGTTGAAAACATCAAGGTTGAAATGATGCAATTATTTAAAAACACATGTAATATTATCAATCTATTATTCGTACGATATTTAGGAACCATAaatattttctaaaaaaataaTGGAGGAGCCATTTGCAAAGAAAATCATAATGCACCTCAAATACATGTGGGCTACTATTTTGAAGTGGAGGTAACACTATTTGGGGTCCAAATGAAATGAAATGGCTAGCGAAAATTGAAACACAATCAACTTGAGAATTGACAAAGGACAACAATCAACCAAATTTTAAGCTATTCAATTTTACATTATATTATTTCGAATATTCGATCTGAAATATTAGAAAGCTAGCTAGAACCACTTATCCGAAACTTTAGATCGGATCATCAGattcttctattttttttttatattttttgataTCCAAAATTTCGAATCAGAACAAAGGATATTCAAATCAGATAAATAGATCTGATATTTGTGCACACCCCTAGTTCGAAATCCCCCCCTACAACTTTGAGATAGGACCTATTGTTTATCTATATTTATCGGTAAAAAAGTCATGTAGACGGGATTCGATCCCAGGTCTTGAGTACCGCCTCTCAAGACTTACCAACAAAATTAATTGACATTCACATGTAGTATAGTATAACTATTTATCTAGCGATATATAGTACTTgtaattttctttaattattatagGCCTAACTAATATTGGTTGTTCGTTgttattttattaacttttaatGCATGAAAATTTGATATTAGTGTCAAAATTTTCGTATTAAGTGAAACTATTTTCATTAACAGAGGAATCACAAGCTCAACAAAGCACCTCCGTAGAGACGGACACCGTGGTAATCCATTCTTCCGAGGGTCCAAGCAATTGAGATGGATCTCAACAAAGTTCACAATTTGTATAATCTTTTAACAAAAAttcaatgttcttgaaaaaatTCCCTTTTTCATAACCAACTTTTTATAAGTATAAATTTTTCCGGGTCCTAAGCTGTCACGTACGTTACATTCGGGTCAATGAATGGTACGTACTTCAAcaaggagagaaagagagatgTCTCGATCAATTCTGGCAATGGTGGTAGCCATGGACTGAccaatattactattattattataattatttactatatTATGCAAAACTCACTTATTCTTTATTTTCCGAAAATAATTCTTTGTGAATTgttctttaatttattttactttatctCTTTCTCATATCTTGTTAATTTTATATGTTGTTTATTAACAATTTACTAATGTATATATGAGAAAGAGGACTCTTTTGAATAATAAGTTCTTGTTCATACCTCACTTTTTATTCATGAACCGAAACTCGGATTACTTATCCGTTTTGTATGTGATCTGAATCGGATCATACGAAACTGTCACTTGTATTTCTTTGTTTTTGAGAGTATGATATTAATGCCTGATCAAACATTGCCTGACTTGAAAAATGTCAAGCTTTGGGCCAGGAAATAGTTCCA contains these protein-coding regions:
- the LOC110775395 gene encoding uncharacterized protein is translated as MDHNYHGHHQYRSPFGDTTYTKVFVGGLAWETPTEKMRAYFDQFGEILEAVIITDKNTAKSKGYGFVTFRDPAAATRACLDANPMIDGRRANCNIASFGRPRPSPPRGRSNQGGVAIQGQQASSSSSYSGMPTPQQTLPTPYFYPYGYPYTAYGYQGVYNPQQMQQQSQQYYAQFYGAAAAAAAAAAAASPSNSSLGTPFYYGGYSLPNTATTRTPGFSSPTPAHRIAAPSYVYYPTPVDGGAGTFPTPYPAAAAAVPSAPPASLQHPSNTPQVPSSTEESQAQQSTSVETDTVVIHSSEGPSN